GAGCTACACAAATGATGTGATGAATGTGCTATTAGTGATACCTGGTAGGAGGCAATCATTAGTCGAAAGACGGGAAAGTGTCACATGTATACTAACAGATATTGTGTACATTTCCTTGTTTGAATATTCCTGCTCCACTCTAAATATGTTTGAATGAATTATGCGGCAAGCTACTAAAGGAAAACAATACTTATCTCTTTGGGCTTACTCTCCTTGAGCCATTGATTTCTCATTTTGTCAAAAAAATCTTGATCTAATCCCACTTCCCTAagcacatataacaattctggtctaTTTTTACTCTAGCCCATTTATGCAATCCACCAAAGATGTTGAATAGAACCTTTAGTCTGCCAATCCATGAATGATGTGTGTAGAAAGGGTGGTGCACTGGTTTTGTGAAAAAAACTTCCGGTCACAATTTACTAAAATCTAAATGAGTAAATCAAATCATGTACCACAGATTCTTTAGTTTTTCAAACTTCCTATACAAAATTAGATCGATGGATATCATAATTCAGTATACTTCTTAAGTAATCAATCACCTGAGGATAGAGCCTCTCAAACCGGTAGTAGTAAGACTCTTTGTTGATGGACACTATTCTACAACATTCTTCATCTTCTTAGTAAAAGCCTTCAGGCCATCGATCCAGTTGTAGCCGACGCCGTCACTGAGCTGCATTCCTTCTGCCTACACAAGGTACAATGTGAAGGGGAACATTGCAGTTGCAGAAAGCATTAGTTCAGAACGCAGCCGATGTGCAGGCGACCGAGGGCCCCTGCTCCATGGCATCGACCACCGCTCATTGGCCACGACCACCACGTCAGACTGCTCCGGCTGGGCTCCGCTTCATGTTCAACGTCGTCCTCCAATAGTGGGCGCACACACGCAGGCCATGAAGGATGGGAGGCGACGGCGACGActtgagcaggaggatggagacaaCACGAGCAGGAGGACGGAAACAGCCATATGGAGGCGATCAGAACATTTGCACACAAAAAAGGGAAGGGCCAGAAAGTGTGCAAAACTGGgtgaaaagcaatgaaaataaataGAGTAGTACTGTAAAGGGAAGGGGGCAATTGGCGACAGCCAGGAAGCAGGGACCGTGCGGTGCATAGTCGTGGTCGGGCTGGAGCGTGGGTCCTCGTCCTCCTCTGCGTCACCGTCGTCTTCTCGCCTACTGTTTGAATTCGGAAAAAACGCAAATCAATCACACACAAATCGACAAACCAGGATAGAAAAAGAATATTTGAACAGAGTCGTCTTTCAGCATACATAATGGTGCTTACTTGTGCTTGGACTCAACCTGCATACATGAGTGAGTGTATGTTAGGACCCGGACAGTAATTTTGGATCTATCTATGAATTTGTAAAGGAATGCTAGGGTTCCAGTATATTAGCCATGACGGCGTTGAGGGAATTCATCCAAAAGCATATTCGTTCCAGCCACAACCCGGCTAGTTATAGGGAGGGGTTTTAACCCAAACGGTAAGAACAGTAACTGTTACAACGGTAATAACACCCAACGGTCGAGATGATCGCCACCTATTTGATCCTAGCCGTTGGATAACTGGACCGTTACCCGTGACTTAACTGAACTTATGACAGGTATATATCGAGGCCTGACATTGCTCCCCCCTTAAGACACAACATGTCCTCACGTTGTTCTTTCTGCCGCATGCCAAGCTTGAGTGGTTTCCTGGAAGAACTCCGGGAATGCATATTTGATGAAATCTGCATCTTCCCATGTTGCTTCTGCTGGAGATAAGTTTTGCCACTGAATGAACCACTGAACCACTGGAATGTTGTGTCGAGGCACTTGCCTAACTTGCAAAACTTCAGCTGGCCCAGTTTTTATAGTGCCATCTTCATTGACCATTGGGAGATAAGGGCTGGGGATTGATTTTGGTCCAATGTGCTTCTTGAGATGGCTCACATGGAACACTGGATGTATTTTTACTTCCTCAGAGAATTGCAACTTGTAAGCATATTTGCCAATTTTCTGAGTGATCATGAACGGCCCATAGAACTTGTTTTGCAGTTTGAGGGCTCCTCTGAACCCAAATGCAGCTAACCTGTATGGTGCCATTTTCAGATAGACCATGTCTCCCACTTCAAATGTTCTTTCCACCCTCTTCATATCAGCATAGTGCTTCATTCTATGTTGTGCCTTGTGCAAGTTTTCCTTTATTTGCTCCAACATGTGTTACTTAGAGGAGAGGAATTTTTGAGCCTCTGTGTCTTCTGGACCAGGAATTGCTAGCTCACTAATTAGAGGAGGAGAAAATCCATAGAGAGCTTGAAAGGGGGACATTTTCAAAGCAGTGTGATATGTAGAATTGTACCAGTACTCTGCCAGGGGCAGCCAAGACATCCACTTCGTTGGTTCATTTGTGGTCATGCACCTCAGATATGTTTCAAGACACTGGTTTACTCTTTCTATCTGCCCATCAGTTTGTGGATGGTAGGCTGTGTTGTATCTCAGCTCCACTTTTAAGGCCTGAAAGATGTCTCTCCATAGTTTACTTGTGAATATTCTGTCTCTGTCTGAGATGATCAACTAAGGAGGTCCATGCAATTTAATGATCTGATCCACAAATGCCTGGGCAACAGTTAAGACAGAATAGGGGTGTGCCAATGGAATGAAATGAGCATATTTAGTAAACCTATCCACCACCACCATTATGACCCCCTTTCCTTGGGAATTGGGCAACCCTTCAATGAAATCCATTGTGACATGCTGCCAGGCCATATCAGCCACAGGTAGTGGATCCAAGAGACTAGGTTGTAAGCAATGTTCAGGCTTTGCTCTCTGGTAGATAGGGCATGCAGCAGTGAACTTTTCCACCTCTTGCTTGAGACCAGGCCAATAAAATATATTCTTGATCCTCTGGTATGTGGCTCTCACTCCTGAGTGTCCTCCCACAGGTGAACTATGTAATGCTTGAATTAACTTAGTTCTTAAGGCAGCATTATTGCCAACCAGTATTTTTCCCTTATACCTGATAATTCCAGCATGGATGGTATACTCAGAGTCAGCAGATGGTTGTTTGAGAAGCAATTGTTCCATTAATTGTTGAGAAACTGGATCATTTTGGTAACTGGAAATGAGATCTTCTGCCCAAACAGGTGTGATAGCAGACATAGCTAAACAACTTGGGAGTACTCTTGAAAGAGCATCTACAACTCTGTTTTCACTTCCTTTCTTGTACTGAATTTTGAAATTAAATTCCAAGAGTTTCATCATTAGTTTGTGTTGTACTCCTTCTGTAATCTTTTGATCAGTAATGAACTTTAATGATTGCTGATCTGTTTTAATGATTAACTCATTTCCAAGTAGATAGTGCCTCCACTTCTTCAATGCTTCCAAGATAGCAAGAGCTTCTTTTTCATAGGTGGACAATGCTGCATTTCTAGGGCAAAGAGAAGAACTGTAGTATGCAATTAGTATGCCCTGCTGCATTAAAACTGCTCCTATTCCTTTCCCTGAAGCATCTGTCTCCAATACAAATGGAAGAGAGAAGTTTGGTAGGGCTAGTACAGGAGCTGTTGTTAGTGCTTTTTGCAGGTGTGCAAATGCTTGATCATGTTCCTATTTCCATGAGAATTGCCCTTTCTTGAGAAGATCATGTAATTGTCTGCCGATCATGCCATACCCTTTTATAAATCTTCTATAGTAGCCTGCTAGGCCCAAGAAACTTCTCAATTTAGTAACAGAGTCTGGTGTTGGCCACTCAGCAATAGATAGTATTTTCTTAGGATCAGTTGCTACTCCTTTCACAGAAATGATGTGTCCCAGATACTCCACTTGCTGCACAGCAAAAACACATTTGGACATTTTAGCAAACAGTTGGTGCTCTTTCAGTAATTGCAACACTATTTGCAGATGTTCCTTGTGCTCTTGTAGGCTCTTGCTATATATTAATatatcatcaaagaaaacaagcacaaattTCCTGAGATAGGGTTCAAATATACTGTTCATCAGTGCTTGGAATGTTCCAGGAGCATTTGACAACCCAAAAGGCATCACTAAATATTCAAAGTGCCCCAAATAAGTCCTGAATGCAGTTTTCTGTATATCTTCAGGATGCATTCTTATTTGGTGGTAACCTAATCTTAGATCTATCTTTGAGAAATATGTTGCTCCATGTAATTCATCCAGTAGGTCCTCAATAACTGGTATTGGAAACTTATTCTTTACTGTGATAGAATTTAGTTTCCTAAAATCAGTGCATAACCTCATGGAACTGTCTTTTTTCTTGACTAACAGAACTGGGGCTGCATAGGGGGCTTTGACTGTGCCTTATGAGGTCTGAAGCTAACAGTTTTCGAATTTGATCTTCCATTTCTTGCTTCTGATGTTGGGGAACTCTATATGGTCTCACATGAGGAGGAGTGGCACTAGGGACTAATGGAATAGTGTGGTCTAGAGCTCTTTTGGGTGGTAGTTCTTTTGGTTCCTCAAATAGATCAACATACTGTAATAGTAGTTTCTGTATTTGAGGAGGTGTTGGTGTTCCTTCATGTTCTTCCATCAGTATATTATGCACTTGTAACAAAAACCCTTCTACTCCCTTATCCAACAACTTATTCATTTCCTCAGCTGGCACTTCTTTTATGTTGTCAGAGTTGTTGAAAACTGCAGTAGTGACAGTCTGTTTTCCTTCCATAGTAAAACTGAATTGTTTCTCAGGTATGTTGAATGAGACAGGACTGACTATAGTCATCCAATCATAGCCCAGGATGACATCATGGCTTGGTAGTGATAACACTCTGAAGTTGTGAGTTAACTTCAATTTTGCCATATGGAATTCACAGTTTGGAACCACTGCTGTAGATAGTAATTTTCCTCCTCCTGCTACTGCTATTGTTCTGCCCTTGACAGGTAACAGCTGGCAGTTGGCCTTAACAGCAAAATCCTGGTTATTGAAAGAGGATGTACTACCAGAATCAAGTAAGGCTACTGCTCTTTTGCCATTAATGTATATTATAGCAGTAGGAGTTGGAACTGCTAATTGATGTCCAATTGCATGAGCAGAAATGAACATTGCTTGTTCCCCTTCCTTTGTATTCTCTTGCTGGTCTTGttgtatttcttcttgatcaattaTAATTTGTTCTGGATCATCCTGTTGCAGCAAGTGAATGTTGGGAATTAACTTGCATTTGTGTCCATGCACCGATTTATCTCCACACCTCCAACACTctcccactttcctgattttttgtGTAGTGTTAGCTGTTGTTTCAACTTGTCGCACTGGAATTTGTTGTTGTGTTTCCACTGCACTGAACTTGTTCTGCATTGTTCCATTGGATTTCTGGTAAAAATTGTTGTAGGAGGTGCCTTGTTTCTTAACAACAGTTGCTACATGTGGGTGGTTTGGTTCTATATCCTTGGCCATGCAATAAGCATCTGTTAATGTTTGTGGCCTGAGAGGTCTAATCTGAAACTTAATTCCATCTCTTAGTCCATTGGCATAACATCTGACAAACCAGAGCTCTCCCAGCTCAGGGTTTTCCTCTTGCACATCAGCCATCAAATCCTCAAAGATTTTTGTATATTCCGAGACAGTATTGTGTAACTGTTTGACTGAATTAAATTTTTCTGTAAAGTCATAAGAGCCCTTGTCAGAAAATCTTTTAATCACTTCAGCTCCAAACTGTTGACAATTGAGTTGTTTCTTCAATAGACCAGATCTCCTAAGCCACACATCTGCTTCATCTACTATATACATTTGAGCTAGTGAGACTTTGTACTCTTCTGGAGCTCCAGCCATTTGAAAATACTTGTTACATTGTCTTATCCAACCTACTGGGTCTGTTCCAGCAAATCTAGGAAAATCCATCCTAGGGACTTTGGTCATTGATTTCATAAACTGGGCTTGCATATTCTGCTCATAGGTCCTGTAATAACCCTGCCATAATTGCCTGTCTCTATTCTGATGAAAATACTGATTAAATGCAGGTGTGTTTGCCCTCTCTCTGGCAGTAACTGGAGTTCCTATTGTACTGGCATTTTCAACTCTCCCTTGCTGACCATAACCAGGAGGTACAGTAGCTCTGTTTGTTCTGATAGGAGGTAGGTTCTGCAACTGAATCTCTTCCAACTGCTTAGTCTTTTCCTTCTTTATCGCTAACTGTTGTTTCAGTTGCTCAATCCTAGTTGTTTGTTCCTCTGTCTGCTCCCTATGCAGAGTAGGAGATTTGGCCACTTGTGTTGAACTAGATGGCATGTCTTGCTGGGCTGCAGGTTGAGTTGCTTTCACCAAAGTTGTCAGAATAGTGCTGATCGTCGCCAATTGCTTGCTCAAATCACGCACAACTTGTTCAACTGTACCCACTGTTTCAGAGATCTGCCCCTGCTTGGCTCCAATAACTTGTACGTCCTCTTGCAATTTTGACACCTAGTTCTGCATCTGGATGTTATCTTGCTGCAGAACTCCGAAATCCTTGCGCAAAGAGAGAACCTCCTGAAGATCCGCCTCATCGATTGTCTTCGCGCGCCCCATCTCCTGATCTGAAGCGAAAAAGAGGAATTTTACCACTGTATGGACCAGCAATCCGAATCTCACCTCAGATCCTGCCGCCGCCGCGATCCACGCCTCCTTGACACACGGATCGGAGCTGGAACGCGGGATTTTACTGACTGAGCGATGTGCTCAACCAACCGCTCCCGCTCGGCCGATCTGTGCCCGAATGATCGCCGCCTCCAACGCCGCCCCGGTAccgctcgccgctgccgacgccgcCTCTGCTCAATTTGATCCCGATCGACACTTAGGGAGGGAATTGGGTGGGATTACTCTCTCTCTGGAAAAATTACTTGGCCGAGGAAGAAACCTATGCTCTGATTACCAATTTGTTAGGACCCGGACAGTAATTTTGGATCTATCTATGAATTTGTAAAGGAAATTGGTAGGATCTTGTGTAGGTAAGAGTAACGCTAGGGTTCCAGTATATTAGCCATGACGGCGTTGAGGGAATTCATCCAAAAGCATATTCGTTCCAGCCACAACCCGGCTAGTTATAGGGAGGGGTTTTAACCCGAACGGTAAGAACAGTAACTGTTACAACGGTAATAACGCCCAACGGTCGAGATGATCGCCACCTATTTGATCCTAGCCGTTGGATAACTGAATCGTTACCCGCGACTTAACTGAACTTATGACAGGTATATATCGAGGCCTGACAGTGTAGCGCTCAACAACCAAGGAGAAGGACAGGAACAACATCTGGAGAGAGCTATCTTCTACATAAACAGCCATATGGAGGAGGTCAAAACGTTTGCACACACAAAAGCAATGAAACTAAATATTAGTTCtttgaaggagagggagagggaggagctacCCAAGCAAAGGGAAGGGCAGGCAGGAAGCAGGGGCCTTTGTGCAGTGCATCGTAGTGGTCGTGCTTGAGCTCGGGGCCTCGTCATCTTTGGCGTCATTGTCATCCTCGCCTGCTATTTGGAATCGTAAAAAATGCAAATCGATCGCACACAAATCAACGGGATGAATCGAAAGAGGAAAGGCGAGAGGCGGATCGAACCTTGGGAGTCAACGTCGGCGGTGGCTGTAGGGAGCTGGATACCGAGGTTGGTCAGGCGAGAACAAATCCGGCGGCCGCGTCCTTGGAGGTCGAGGAAACGGAGGCGCACCGACGTTCGTTGCCGCTGCGCTGGTCCCGACCGGCGGCTGCAGCAGGGTGCGCCATCCCGTTCCCCGATTCGACTACCTGTTGGACTCGTCGCTGGCGAATCCTGCGGTGCGAACCCCGTGCCGCACCTCCAGCCCAGTCCCCACAGGCACGAGCTAGGGTTCCGGCCGCGAGGAGGGAAATTTCGTGGGTTTGATGCGTCCGCGAGGGAGAGAAGGAGAGGGGAGGAGGAGATCCGACGGTGGGGTAGACGGTGGAGGATGGGAGGTCGCCGGTGGGCTGAGGGAGGGGCGCGCATAGGCGGCATGGGCGGCCGGGAGCGAGGGAGGAGGTGGGGGCGGGGCAGCGCCGGGATCCAGGAAGGTTGGGGGTTGGGCGGCGCCAGTGGTGAGGGAGAAGGTGGGGGCAGGGTGGCGCCGGGAGGGAGGGAGAAGGTGGGGCGGGACGACGCCAGGATCGCAGAAGGAGTTGGGGAGCGGGCGCCGCCGAGAGCCAGGGAGGAGGACGGGGCTGGCGGCGTCGGGCGGTGGCGAAGGGATCTGGAGGCCTCGCTCGTGCGTGCGATTCGCCTGATTTTTTGTCGTTGTTTTTTCTTTCATAGGTCTTTTTTCGCTGGTCTTTTTTCATTGAGGCATGCGAGTGCGAGGCGTGCGAGGACAGGAGGCATCGCTCCCTTTTTACCTGGTTTTGGTTGGTTTTTTTTTTGGTACCGAGAAGTGGGAGGTGGGATTGAGGACGAAAAAAATCCGGACGAAAATGGTGAAATGAAAATAAAACCCGGAGCACGACCTATCAACTGAGATATTAGGAGTAGAGACCCGGTGCCACTTATGCTCACTTAGCATTAATTAGTAGTATGTCTTTCTACGCAGTTTCAGTTGGGCCACATATCTGCCACTTTGTTGCCGCCAATTGTAGCCCAGCTTGACACAACAACCTAACTAACCTGGATTTGCATTGTAGCCTCAATAGGGGAAATACACTTTGGTTCCTAGTTGTATATGCACCTTATATGtagatttttttaatattttaataAAAAGTCAAATAGGTAAGAACTATTTTGACAAAACACTTGACTTACTTTTGCACCGATATATAAATGTCGACGAAAAAAACAAAAGTTGACCTgacagcaaaaaagacaaaatttatttgctattgtaggtcactattcacactattttagcCAAAAATTTGTCTTTTTGTAAAGAAGTCAAAAGGATATTttcttttgtggattttatttctcacgagtacaatagaaagtcaagtttatttcaaaaatattttcaggattttttgaCTTTTTGTTGAATTACTAAAAAAAATTCTCATATAGGGTGCATATGTCCCCATAGACCAAAAGTTCCCCTCCCCTCAATAGAGACCTCCACATGGTTGCATTGTGGCATTAAAAAATCACTATAGTATTAGTATTTTAAGAAATACATGAATTAATAATGAGATTAATGAATTAGGGGAGCGAGTAACCATGGGCATGTCTAAGTTGTCCGCCGCTACTCTCCACGCTGCCTTCACCATGGTGTTTTCATCTTTTAAAACTGTCACTAGTTGTCAATTTTCACCGACAGGAAAGTGCCCGCCAGTGGAGACTACGCCTCCATTGATTGAAGCTTAGTGATGGATATGCTAAACCCGTATGTGGAGGGGTTTAAGCACCCACCAAGGAAGGGGTAATCTGGAGTAGTATGGCTAGACGAATGAACCCCACACATATTGACTGAACCGGCGTCTGTGACACAAACGAAGGAAGTGAGGATAGTCGGCTGCTGCATGGGGACTGAACCTCCTGACGATAATGTTGCGAACTTTTGGGAGACCTCACTGGATGTCTTCATACCTGATCAGACATGGTAAGGCTTGACCCAAAGATTCATAAAGGAATTAATGTTGAGGTACAAGATGGTTTGTGTGG
The sequence above is a segment of the Triticum dicoccoides isolate Atlit2015 ecotype Zavitan chromosome 1A, WEW_v2.0, whole genome shotgun sequence genome. Coding sequences within it:
- the LOC119286914 gene encoding uncharacterized protein LOC119286914, which encodes MPPMRAPPSAHRRPPILHRLPHRRISSSPLLLSLADASNPRNFPPRGRNPSSCLWGLGWRCGTGFAPQDSPATSPTGSRIGERDGAPCCSRRSGPAQRQRTSVRLRFLDLQGRGRRICSRLTNLGIQLPTATADVDSQAGEDDNDAKDDEAPSSSTTTTMHCTKAPASCLPFPLLGR